One stretch of Ornithinimicrobium ciconiae DNA includes these proteins:
- a CDS encoding PIN domain-containing protein yields the protein MANEERIAMFLDYENLALGARDHLGGEFELKPITDALAERGRVVVRRAYADWSYFDEDRRMLTRAQVELIEMTQRMGASRKNAADIKMAVDAIEMAFSKDYISTFVICTGDSDFTPLVLKLRELDKKVIGFGVRDSTSKMLPPACDEFLYYDNLEGVEPLPAKEVAAARARSGGSSSAGDKKSGRGKKNDKTSGSDPVAAPAAEPAAGEDVEEVTAEETTQPDLAVLVAQTLSGLQSSQGGEITASVLKRTLVRKDPTFSEADYGFRAFGELLRHLADRNVIELSQGPAKGDPEILLPETGDKDEAFALLRSVVEELSKGQESVPLSGLKDQLRRKEPGFSEKKLGYRSFLQFSRAAATEGVIALDWSDVDKDYLLESVAS from the coding sequence GTGGCTAACGAAGAGCGCATCGCGATGTTCCTGGACTACGAAAACCTCGCGCTCGGCGCGCGGGACCACCTGGGTGGGGAGTTCGAGCTCAAGCCGATCACCGACGCCCTCGCCGAGCGGGGGCGGGTCGTGGTGCGCCGGGCGTATGCCGACTGGTCCTACTTTGACGAGGACCGCCGGATGCTCACCCGGGCCCAGGTCGAGCTCATCGAGATGACCCAACGGATGGGTGCCTCCCGCAAGAATGCCGCCGACATCAAGATGGCCGTGGACGCGATCGAGATGGCCTTCTCCAAGGACTACATCTCCACCTTCGTCATCTGCACCGGGGACAGCGACTTCACCCCGCTGGTGCTCAAGCTGCGCGAGCTCGACAAGAAGGTCATCGGTTTCGGGGTGCGGGACTCGACCTCCAAGATGTTGCCGCCGGCCTGTGATGAGTTCCTCTACTACGACAACCTCGAAGGGGTGGAGCCGCTGCCGGCCAAGGAGGTGGCGGCAGCCAGGGCACGCTCTGGTGGGAGCAGCTCAGCCGGTGACAAGAAGTCCGGCCGTGGCAAGAAGAACGACAAGACCTCGGGGTCGGACCCGGTCGCAGCGCCAGCCGCCGAGCCAGCCGCCGGAGAGGATGTCGAGGAGGTCACCGCGGAGGAGACCACGCAGCCCGACCTGGCCGTCCTGGTCGCCCAGACCCTCAGCGGACTGCAGAGCAGCCAGGGAGGCGAGATCACCGCGTCGGTGCTCAAGCGGACCCTGGTGCGCAAGGACCCGACATTCAGCGAGGCGGACTACGGCTTCCGCGCGTTCGGGGAGTTGCTGCGCCACCTGGCCGACCGCAATGTCATCGAGCTGTCCCAGGGGCCCGCCAAGGGAGACCCCGAGATCCTGCTGCCGGAGACCGGTGACAAGGACGAGGCCTTCGCGCTGCTGCGCTCGGTGGTGGAGGAGTTGTCCAAGGGGCAGGAGAGCGTGCCGCTGTCCGGACTGAAGGACCAGCTGCGTCGCAAGGAGCCCGGCTTCTCGGAGAAGAAGCTGGGCTACCGCTCCTTCCTGCAGTTCAGCCGGGCAGCTGCCACAGAGGGGGTCATCGC
- a CDS encoding aspartate kinase: MALLVQKFGGSSVSDVDAIRRVAQRVVAAHQSGDDVAVVVSAMGDTTDDLLDLATQVSPNGPPERELDMLLTAGERISMALLAMAIQDLGTAARSFTGQQAGMRTDSSHGRARLLDVTPSRVAESLARGEVAIVAGFQGVSDDDDITTLGRGGSDTTAVALAAALNADVCEIYTDVDGLYTADPRIVPTASRVTRITIEETLEMAAHGAKILHLRAVEYARRFSVPLHVRSSFSDQEGTWILVDRPLTGGLHKDGTARHTPDTITTNTITTEDTMEDPLISGIAHDTSLAKITVVGVPDRPGAAAKVIGAVSTAGVSIDMIVQNVSTSPQGLSDISFTLPEVDGAVAVAAVRDLQQELGVEDVLYTSHVGKLSLIGAGLRSNPAVAQRMFVALAEAGINIEMISTSEIRISVITDQDVVEEAVRAVHSAFRLDADSTAVVYGGTGR; encoded by the coding sequence ATGGCTCTTCTCGTTCAGAAGTTCGGAGGCTCCTCGGTCTCCGACGTCGACGCGATCCGTCGCGTCGCCCAGCGTGTCGTCGCCGCCCACCAGTCCGGCGACGACGTCGCTGTCGTCGTGTCCGCGATGGGCGACACGACCGACGACCTGCTCGACCTGGCCACCCAGGTCAGCCCCAACGGACCACCCGAGCGTGAGCTCGACATGCTGCTCACTGCCGGTGAGCGGATCTCGATGGCCCTGCTGGCGATGGCGATCCAGGACCTCGGCACCGCGGCCCGCTCCTTCACCGGCCAGCAGGCCGGCATGCGCACGGACAGCTCTCACGGTCGCGCGCGGCTGCTCGACGTCACCCCGTCCCGGGTCGCCGAGTCCCTGGCCCGGGGAGAGGTCGCCATCGTGGCCGGCTTCCAGGGCGTCTCCGATGACGACGACATCACCACCCTCGGGCGGGGCGGATCGGACACCACCGCGGTCGCCCTCGCCGCAGCGCTCAACGCGGACGTGTGTGAGATCTACACCGACGTCGACGGCCTCTACACCGCGGACCCGCGCATCGTGCCCACGGCCAGCCGGGTCACCCGGATCACCATCGAGGAAACCCTCGAGATGGCCGCGCACGGCGCCAAAATCCTGCACCTGCGGGCGGTGGAGTACGCCCGCCGCTTCAGCGTCCCGCTACACGTGCGCTCGAGCTTCTCCGACCAGGAGGGCACCTGGATCCTGGTCGACCGTCCGCTCACCGGCGGTCTGCACAAGGACGGGACCGCCCGTCATACCCCCGACACCATCACGACCAACACCATCACGACCGAGGACACCATGGAAGACCCCCTGATCTCCGGCATCGCCCACGACACCTCCCTGGCCAAGATCACCGTCGTCGGGGTTCCCGACCGTCCGGGGGCGGCCGCGAAGGTGATCGGTGCGGTCTCGACCGCTGGCGTGAGCATCGACATGATCGTGCAGAACGTCTCCACCTCCCCGCAGGGCCTGTCCGACATCTCCTTCACCCTGCCCGAGGTCGACGGGGCGGTAGCCGTGGCAGCCGTGCGTGACCTGCAGCAGGAGCTCGGCGTCGAGGACGTGCTCTACACCAGCCATGTCGGCAAGCTGTCCCTGATCGGCGCCGGATTGCGCTCCAACCCCGCTGTGGCACAACGGATGTTTGTCGCGCTGGCGGAGGCGGGCATCAACATCGAGATGATCTCCACCTCCGAGATCCGCATCTCGGTGATCACCGATCAGGACGTCGTGGAGGAGGCGGTGCGCGCCGTGCACAGCGCCTTCCGTCTCGACGCCGACTCAACAGCCGTGGTCTACGGCGGAACAGGACGGTGA
- a CDS encoding aspartate-semialdehyde dehydrogenase, which translates to MSNAQSGVNLALVGATGQVGAVLRRLLAERGFPVASVRYFASARSAGSELPWDGWWAGAPADTRQIVVEDVATADLSGIDIALFSAGGSASKQHAPRFAEAGALVIDNSSAWRMDDAVPLVVSEVNPEALDSAVAPGAPRIVANPNCTTMAAMPVLKALHDVAGLQRLIATTYQAVSGSGVAGVAELAGQVRAGASQELEALATDGRAITLPAPSTYVAPIAFNVVPIAGDLVDDGSGETNEEQKLRNESRKILGIPDLPVAGTCVRVPVFSGHSLSIHAEFGRAISPDEAREVLAGAPGVALSDVPTPLEAAGADPSFVGRIRTDQSVPQGRGLVFFVSNDNLRKGAALNTVQLAEAVLERGLLGH; encoded by the coding sequence ATGTCGAACGCTCAGTCAGGCGTGAACCTCGCCCTGGTCGGGGCGACCGGTCAGGTGGGTGCGGTGCTGCGTCGCCTGCTCGCCGAGCGGGGCTTCCCGGTCGCCAGCGTGCGCTATTTCGCCTCGGCGCGCTCCGCCGGCAGTGAGCTGCCCTGGGACGGTTGGTGGGCCGGGGCCCCTGCCGACACCCGGCAGATCGTCGTCGAGGACGTCGCCACCGCCGACCTGTCTGGCATCGACATCGCCCTGTTCTCCGCCGGAGGCAGCGCCTCGAAGCAGCACGCTCCGCGCTTCGCCGAGGCAGGGGCCCTGGTCATCGACAACTCCTCCGCGTGGCGGATGGACGACGCGGTCCCGCTGGTCGTCAGCGAGGTCAACCCCGAGGCGCTGGACTCCGCTGTGGCACCGGGCGCTCCGCGCATCGTGGCAAACCCCAACTGCACGACGATGGCGGCCATGCCGGTGCTGAAGGCGCTGCATGATGTGGCCGGGCTGCAGCGGCTGATCGCCACCACCTACCAGGCCGTCTCCGGCAGTGGCGTGGCCGGCGTGGCCGAGCTGGCCGGCCAGGTGCGCGCGGGCGCGAGCCAGGAGCTCGAGGCCCTGGCCACCGACGGTCGCGCGATCACGCTGCCAGCACCCTCGACGTATGTCGCACCGATCGCCTTCAATGTCGTGCCGATCGCGGGCGACCTGGTGGATGACGGGTCCGGTGAGACCAATGAGGAGCAGAAGTTGCGCAATGAGTCGCGCAAGATCCTGGGCATCCCCGACCTGCCCGTCGCGGGCACCTGCGTGCGGGTGCCGGTGTTTTCCGGTCACTCCCTGTCTATCCATGCCGAGTTCGGCCGGGCGATCTCGCCGGACGAGGCTCGCGAGGTGCTCGCCGGGGCACCGGGCGTCGCCCTCAGTGACGTGCCCACTCCGCTGGAGGCCGCGGGAGCCGACCCCTCCTTCGTCGGACGGATCCGCACCGATCAGTCGGTGCCGCAGGGCCGCGGTCTGGTGTTCTTCGTGAGCAACGACAACCTCCGCAAGGGCGCGGCCCTCAACACGGTGCAGCTCGCCGAGGCCGTGCTCGAGCGCGGCCTGCTGGGTCACTGA